The following proteins are encoded in a genomic region of Streptomyces gobiensis:
- a CDS encoding peptidoglycan-binding domain-containing protein, with protein sequence MKAVFRPADLPEEGPDPADVALFPAGPARSADERVAIRPVSHRRRRGPGRAIAIGGAALAVVGCAVFVAALKEGDRDVEDEARPDGGRPSAVTPTDPASATGGPVRPSGSPSISSPSPSASASRSRRAVADEEASASRSPAASGTTDTAPSAGAPSSASTVSGGSGGSDGSGGSGVSDASGAEATTSGGRPAQGGGTLRQGDSGPEVAELQRRLAQVNLYSDPVDGEYDDGVRYAVQRYQSGYGVRGDAEGVYGPNTRRSLEERTD encoded by the coding sequence GTGAAGGCGGTGTTCCGGCCAGCCGACCTGCCCGAGGAGGGGCCCGACCCAGCGGATGTGGCGCTGTTCCCCGCCGGTCCGGCTCGTAGCGCCGATGAGAGGGTCGCCATACGTCCCGTATCGCACCGCCGCCGCAGGGGGCCGGGACGCGCGATCGCCATCGGTGGCGCGGCGCTGGCTGTGGTCGGCTGTGCGGTGTTCGTCGCTGCGCTGAAGGAGGGGGACCGGGATGTGGAGGACGAGGCGCGGCCCGATGGCGGCAGACCGTCGGCAGTGACGCCCACGGACCCGGCGTCCGCGACCGGCGGTCCGGTGCGCCCGAGCGGCAGCCCCTCCATATCGAGCCCATCGCCCAGCGCGAGTGCGTCCCGCTCCCGGCGCGCGGTGGCGGACGAGGAGGCGTCGGCCTCCCGCAGCCCGGCGGCGTCGGGCACTACGGATACGGCCCCGTCCGCCGGTGCGCCGTCGAGCGCGTCAACCGTATCGGGCGGGTCAGGCGGGTCAGACGGGTCAGGCGGGTCAGGCGTGTCAGACGCGTCGGGTGCGGAGGCGACAACGAGCGGCGGCCGACCGGCGCAGGGCGGCGGGACTCTGCGGCAGGGCGACTCCGGTCCCGAGGTCGCCGAGCTGCAGCGGCGGCTCGCGCAGGTCAATCTCTACAGCGACCCGGTCGACGGCGAATACGACGACGGGGTCCGTTACGCGGTCCAGCGCTATCAGAGCGGATATGGCGTGCGGGGCGACGCCGAGGGCGTGTACGGCCCGAACACCCGCCGCTCACTGGAGGAAAGAACGGACTGA
- a CDS encoding MFS transporter, producing MTHARPAARETGQPKRTLYLAMGALLMGMLLAALDQTIVSTALPTIVSDLGGMNHLSWVVTAYLLAATAATPLWGKLGDQYGRKRLFQSAIVIFLIGSALCGLSQNMAELIAFRAVQGLGGGGLMVLSMAIVGDLMPPRDRGRYQGLFGAVFGVTSVLGPLLGGLFVDHLTWRWVFYINLPLGALALFVIATVLHIPVRAEKHRIDYLGTFLIASVAACVVLATSLGGTTWAWDSPQITGLGVLGVVLLAAFIRVERRAAEPVLPLKLFGIRTFTICSVIGFVIGFAMFGSMTYLPTFLQVVHGVSPTLSGVHLLPMVLGILTTSTLSGQIVSRTGRWKVFPILGTAVTTIGLLLLHNLDQHSATWEISVYFLVFGLGLGLVMQVLVLIVQNAVDYRDLGVATSGASFSRSIGASVGVAVFGTIFTNKLGPRLETALEGEPLPPGVTPQTLQEDPRAVAELTAEEQAGALHAYAESITDIFLWAVPVTLAAFVLAWFLKETPLRASVQVPDESETLAVNPVERSSRDELIRALTLLSSREGQKGLYVRLTEDAGLDLRPAASWLLLRIHRYGSVVPALLAERTGIDRGIVAAGARQIEERGLAVREGLPLILTASGQDAADRLSVAREKALAELLGDWWTPDRPRDLTALVHELSEELGGCDNETPDEDRDRA from the coding sequence ATGACGCATGCGCGGCCCGCGGCGCGGGAAACCGGCCAGCCCAAGCGCACCCTCTATCTGGCCATGGGCGCCCTGCTCATGGGGATGCTGCTGGCCGCGCTCGACCAGACCATCGTGTCCACCGCGCTGCCCACCATCGTCAGCGACCTCGGCGGTATGAACCACCTCTCCTGGGTGGTCACCGCGTATCTGCTCGCCGCGACCGCCGCCACCCCGCTGTGGGGCAAGCTCGGCGACCAGTACGGACGCAAGCGGCTGTTCCAGAGCGCGATCGTCATCTTCCTGATCGGCTCCGCACTGTGCGGGCTGTCGCAGAACATGGCGGAGCTGATCGCCTTCCGCGCGGTACAGGGCCTGGGCGGCGGCGGGCTGATGGTGCTGTCGATGGCGATCGTCGGCGACCTGATGCCGCCCCGGGACCGCGGCCGCTACCAGGGCCTGTTCGGTGCGGTCTTCGGTGTCACCAGCGTGCTCGGCCCGCTGCTCGGCGGACTGTTCGTGGACCATCTGACCTGGCGCTGGGTCTTCTACATCAATCTGCCGCTCGGTGCCCTCGCACTCTTTGTCATCGCCACGGTGCTGCACATTCCGGTGCGTGCCGAGAAGCACCGGATCGACTATCTCGGCACCTTCCTCATCGCCTCCGTCGCCGCCTGCGTGGTGCTGGCGACCTCGCTCGGCGGCACCACCTGGGCCTGGGACTCCCCGCAGATCACCGGGCTCGGGGTGCTGGGCGTGGTGCTGCTCGCGGCGTTCATCCGCGTTGAGCGACGGGCCGCCGAACCGGTGCTGCCGCTGAAGCTCTTCGGCATCCGTACCTTCACCATCTGCTCGGTCATCGGCTTTGTCATCGGCTTCGCGATGTTCGGCTCAATGACCTATCTGCCGACCTTCCTCCAGGTCGTGCACGGCGTCTCACCGACCCTGTCCGGTGTGCATCTGCTGCCGATGGTCCTCGGCATCCTGACCACCTCAACCCTCTCCGGCCAGATCGTCAGCCGCACCGGCCGCTGGAAGGTCTTCCCCATCCTGGGCACCGCCGTCACCACGATCGGCCTGCTGCTGCTCCATAATCTCGACCAGCACAGCGCCACCTGGGAGATCAGCGTCTACTTCCTGGTCTTCGGACTGGGACTCGGCCTGGTGATGCAGGTGCTGGTGCTCATCGTGCAGAACGCGGTGGATTACCGGGACCTTGGCGTCGCCACCTCAGGCGCCAGCTTCTCCCGCTCGATCGGCGCCTCGGTCGGGGTCGCCGTCTTCGGCACGATCTTCACCAACAAGCTTGGCCCCCGGCTGGAAACCGCGCTGGAGGGCGAGCCACTGCCACCCGGGGTCACCCCCCAGACGCTGCAGGAAGACCCGCGTGCCGTCGCCGAGCTCACCGCCGAGGAGCAAGCCGGGGCGCTGCACGCCTACGCCGAGTCGATCACCGATATCTTCCTCTGGGCGGTTCCCGTGACCCTGGCCGCCTTTGTCCTCGCGTGGTTCCTCAAGGAGACCCCGCTACGCGCCAGTGTGCAGGTACCGGATGAGAGCGAAACCCTGGCTGTCAACCCGGTGGAGCGTTCCTCCCGCGATGAACTCATCCGCGCGCTGACCCTGTTGAGCAGCCGCGAGGGCCAGAAGGGTCTGTACGTCCGGCTCACCGAGGACGCCGGTCTTGACCTACGGCCTGCGGCGAGCTGGCTGTTGCTGCGGATTCACCGTTATGGCTCGGTCGTACCGGCCCTGCTCGCCGAACGCACCGGGATCGACCGGGGCATCGTCGCCGCCGGGGCCCGGCAGATCGAGGAGCGCGGTCTGGCGGTACGTGAGGGGCTGCCCCTGATCCTCACCGCCTCCGGCCAGGATGCCGCCGACCGGCTCTCGGTCGCCCGGGAGAAGGCCCTGGCCGAGCTGCTCGGCGACTGGTGGACCCCGGACCGGCCACGCGATCTGACCGCACTGGTCCACGAGCTGTCCGAAGAACTAGGCGGCTGCGACAACGAAACCCCGGACGAGGACCGGGACAGGGCCTAG
- a CDS encoding DHA2 family efflux MFS transporter permease subunit, translating to MSSTVFMAMLDNLAVNNALPSIGEELDVGVSGLQWVVASYTLIFAATLLSASVLGDWLGQRPAFLVGLLIFIAGSALGAIAPTWSLLVAGRLVQGAGAAVVMPASTALLRHTFTEDRRRARAMGVRGAAAGLGLALGPSIGGPLVDSLGWRSVMWINIPIGAVAFVLALRVLPRPPAVAARWDPIGQALAVTGLGSLVYALVQGPVDGWRAPTVRVTLVVAVLSLLAFVLVEWRGARPMLDLRLLRDRVCGAAAVAYFTASMGLFGGVFFLSIYLQDILGWSASGAGAVFLSASAFIVLAAPAAGALTGRYGARAPLTLGMALSALALLGLSRYGRDAAYADYWWLLPMLGTGAGLTFIPALVAVVQRSPVSRTGMASALMDALRELGGAVGVAALGAVLTARMRASLHQQAAASGLPSGQTHDLVDSVISQGPTAGFDAPMPAADPARLAIWVQQSFVDGLQLALRCGAAALACALAAVVLLLWGASGRGEAALTMGRHHDVKSRHQ from the coding sequence GTGTCCAGCACTGTCTTCATGGCCATGCTCGACAATCTCGCCGTCAACAACGCGCTGCCCAGTATCGGAGAAGAGCTGGACGTGGGCGTCAGCGGACTGCAATGGGTGGTGGCGAGCTACACCCTCATCTTCGCCGCCACATTGCTGTCCGCCAGCGTCCTCGGTGACTGGCTCGGCCAGCGGCCCGCCTTTCTCGTCGGGTTGCTCATCTTCATCGCGGGATCCGCGCTTGGCGCCATCGCGCCCACCTGGTCCCTGCTTGTGGCCGGGCGCCTGGTCCAAGGGGCCGGAGCCGCTGTTGTCATGCCGGCCAGTACCGCCCTACTGCGCCACACCTTCACCGAAGACCGAAGACGAGCCAGGGCGATGGGGGTGCGGGGCGCGGCTGCCGGCCTGGGGCTCGCACTCGGCCCATCCATCGGTGGCCCCTTGGTCGACTCGCTCGGGTGGCGCAGCGTCATGTGGATCAACATTCCGATTGGCGCGGTCGCATTCGTCCTCGCCTTACGGGTGCTGCCGCGACCACCCGCCGTTGCGGCCCGGTGGGACCCCATCGGCCAAGCCCTCGCCGTCACCGGACTGGGCAGTCTGGTGTACGCCCTGGTCCAGGGACCGGTCGACGGCTGGCGGGCACCCACCGTCCGGGTCACCCTCGTGGTGGCGGTCCTGTCGTTGCTCGCCTTCGTCCTGGTCGAATGGCGGGGTGCACGGCCCATGCTGGACCTCAGGCTGCTGCGAGACAGAGTCTGCGGTGCTGCGGCTGTCGCCTACTTCACGGCCAGCATGGGACTGTTCGGCGGCGTTTTCTTCCTGAGCATCTACCTCCAGGACATCCTCGGCTGGTCGGCGTCGGGCGCCGGCGCCGTGTTCCTGTCGGCCTCGGCGTTCATCGTGCTCGCTGCCCCCGCCGCCGGCGCCCTGACCGGCCGTTACGGAGCCCGCGCCCCCCTGACCCTGGGTATGGCACTGAGCGCCCTCGCCCTGCTGGGGCTCAGCCGGTACGGCCGCGACGCCGCATACGCCGATTACTGGTGGCTACTGCCCATGCTCGGCACCGGAGCGGGCCTCACGTTCATCCCCGCATTGGTCGCGGTCGTTCAACGCTCACCGGTCAGCAGGACCGGGATGGCGTCGGCTCTCATGGACGCCCTGCGGGAACTCGGTGGAGCCGTCGGCGTCGCGGCCCTGGGCGCGGTCCTTACGGCCCGGATGCGCGCTTCACTTCACCAACAGGCGGCGGCATCCGGCCTCCCCTCCGGCCAAACGCATGACCTGGTCGATTCGGTCATCTCCCAGGGGCCGACAGCCGGCTTCGATGCTCCGATGCCCGCAGCCGACCCGGCACGCCTGGCTATCTGGGTACAACAGTCCTTCGTCGACGGGCTCCAGCTGGCATTGCGTTGCGGTGCCGCCGCCCTTGCCTGCGCGCTTGCCGCAGTTGTGCTGCTCCTGTGGGGTGCATCCGGTCGTGGTGAAGCCGCATTGACCATGGGGCGTCACCACGACGTGAAATCTCGACACCAATAG
- a CDS encoding gamma carbonic anhydrase family protein, giving the protein MERPTTDGIYPLIDSVSGNTPDIHSTAFVAPTAVILGAARLGARSSVWYHAVLRADYDMIEVGEESNVQDGVVLHADPGYPVRIGARVSIGHNSTVHGCHVEDDVLIGMGTVLLNGSRIGRGCIVAAGTVVPENRRIAPSSVVAGPRAALVRPVQQEDLAAIQVVARANLAMSRLHRSRAEPPHQREGSP; this is encoded by the coding sequence GTGGAAAGGCCGACAACAGACGGCATTTACCCGCTCATTGACAGTGTTTCGGGTAACACGCCGGACATCCACTCCACGGCCTTCGTTGCCCCCACCGCGGTCATCCTCGGAGCGGCGCGTCTGGGGGCCCGGTCCAGCGTCTGGTATCACGCCGTGCTGCGTGCGGATTACGACATGATCGAGGTGGGAGAGGAGTCCAATGTGCAGGACGGTGTGGTCCTGCATGCCGACCCCGGCTATCCCGTGAGAATCGGCGCCCGCGTCTCCATCGGCCACAACTCCACAGTGCACGGCTGCCATGTGGAGGACGACGTACTGATCGGCATGGGCACCGTCCTGCTCAACGGCAGCCGCATCGGGCGGGGTTGCATCGTTGCGGCGGGCACCGTGGTCCCCGAAAACCGTCGCATCGCGCCTAGCTCCGTCGTGGCCGGCCCCAGGGCCGCTCTGGTACGCCCTGTGCAGCAGGAGGATCTGGCCGCGATCCAGGTCGTTGCACGCGCCAACCTCGCCATGTCACGCCTTCACCGGTCTCGGGCGGAACCACCCCACCAGCGGGAGGGGTCCCCGTGA